In the Gemmatimonadota bacterium genome, one interval contains:
- a CDS encoding GNAT family N-acetyltransferase, translated as MSHDTSGGLEHVERPVDAVITLCAEEVCPLWLEDAWRAHWGLPDPADAVGAEGVKLQAFRVVREELRRRLGVVFAPGEV; from the coding sequence ACATGTCACACGACACCTCGGGCGGCCTCGAGCATGTGGAGCGGCCGGTGGACGCGGTCATCACGCTGTGTGCCGAGGAAGTGTGCCCCCTCTGGCTCGAGGACGCGTGGCGAGCGCATTGGGGATTGCCGGACCCCGCGGACGCGGTGGGCGCAGAGGGGGTGAAGCTCCAGGCGTTCCGCGTGGTGCGCGAGGAGCTGAGGCGGCGGCTCGGCGTCGTATTCGCCCCGGGGGAAGTGTAG
- a CDS encoding response regulator: MISQNPRPGKRILWVDDEIDLLKPHLLFLQARGYHVDAIANGDDALELLRDNSYDLVLLDEQMPGRRGLEVLEIMRRHNPHQRVVMVTKSEEDHTMTEAIGRRVDDYLVKPTSPRQVLAVVTRILEGSSIRQQQAAQDFAARFGRLALLQQEAETPEDFVKVFTELVDWHIRLERAGETGLLDTVRSIMDDLRRDFGVWVIRNYARWMEDAEDRPRLSVDLVREFLVPRLGSDPVYFVVLDCMRLDQWRVISPLLAQYFDMDETYHYSILPTATPYARNAIFSGQYPDEIAKKRPEWWDASDDEGSLNAFEDQLLVEQLKRLTGRDVPVHYEKIFSDRQGDQVRARVNSALKTPGIVIALVFNFVDLMTHGRSESPILMEVARDEAALRDLTRAWFERSTAFTVLKEAALQGHNVIMTTDHGSILCQHPSTVFARRDATKNLRYKFGQDLRAEVSTTAYATRNEKHLRLPAGRLGMTYLIALEDYFFVYPTKLREYQARYRNSFLHGGISPEEMIVPVVSLTPRQ, translated from the coding sequence ATGATCAGCCAGAACCCACGGCCCGGGAAACGCATCCTTTGGGTCGACGACGAGATCGACCTTCTCAAGCCGCACCTGCTCTTCCTGCAGGCGCGTGGCTACCACGTCGACGCCATCGCAAACGGGGACGACGCGCTCGAGCTACTGCGTGACAACTCCTATGACCTGGTTCTGCTCGACGAGCAGATGCCCGGCCGTCGGGGGCTCGAAGTGCTGGAGATCATGAGGCGTCACAATCCCCACCAGCGCGTCGTGATGGTCACGAAGTCCGAAGAGGACCACACGATGACCGAGGCGATCGGGAGGCGTGTGGACGACTACCTCGTGAAGCCGACGAGCCCGCGACAGGTGCTGGCGGTGGTGACGCGCATTCTCGAAGGCTCGTCGATCCGGCAGCAGCAGGCAGCTCAGGACTTCGCGGCTCGCTTCGGCCGCCTCGCTTTGCTCCAGCAGGAAGCCGAGACGCCCGAGGACTTCGTGAAGGTCTTTACCGAGTTGGTGGACTGGCACATCCGGTTGGAGCGGGCGGGCGAGACCGGGCTGCTCGATACGGTCCGTTCGATCATGGACGACCTGAGGCGCGACTTCGGCGTGTGGGTCATCCGCAACTACGCGCGATGGATGGAGGACGCGGAGGACCGGCCGCGTCTGTCGGTCGACCTGGTTCGGGAGTTTCTGGTCCCGCGGCTCGGTTCGGACCCCGTGTACTTCGTGGTGCTCGACTGCATGCGGCTCGATCAGTGGAGGGTGATCTCGCCGCTGCTCGCGCAGTATTTCGACATGGACGAGACGTACCACTATTCGATTCTGCCGACTGCGACTCCCTACGCTCGAAACGCGATCTTCAGCGGACAGTATCCGGACGAAATCGCCAAGAAGCGTCCGGAATGGTGGGACGCCTCGGATGACGAGGGCAGCTTGAACGCATTCGAGGACCAGCTACTTGTCGAGCAGCTCAAGCGGCTCACGGGGCGGGACGTACCGGTTCACTACGAGAAGATCTTCTCGGACCGGCAGGGTGATCAGGTCCGCGCTCGGGTCAATTCGGCGCTCAAGACACCGGGCATCGTCATCGCGCTCGTCTTCAACTTCGTGGACCTCATGACCCACGGTCGGTCGGAGTCCCCGATCCTCATGGAGGTCGCCCGCGACGAGGCGGCGTTGAGGGACCTGACTCGAGCGTGGTTCGAGCGTTCCACGGCGTTTACGGTGCTCAAGGAGGCCGCGCTTCAGGGCCACAACGTGATCATGACGACTGATCATGGCTCGATTCTCTGCCAGCACCCGAGCACGGTTTTCGCGAGGCGCGATGCGACGAAGAATCTCCGCTACAAGTTCGGACAGGATCTGCGTGCCGAGGTGTCGACGACCGCGTACGCGACCAGGAACGAGAAACATCTGCGACTGCCGGCGGGCCGCCTCGGCATGACCTACCTCATCGCTCTCGAGGACTACTTCTTCGTCTATCCGACGAAGCTTCGGGAGTACCAGGCGCGCTACCGAAACTCGTTTCTCCACGGCGGCATCAGCCCGGAGGAAATGATCGTCCCGGTCGTGAGTCTCACTCCGAGGCAATGA
- a CDS encoding ABC transporter ATP-binding protein gives MNAEARASLAASPYRRVLSYLRPHSGVLFMAIVATAVFAVLDASVYVLLIPFIEALFVSGGGPRSASESAMERLLDGTVYRWVDLSGDPLAAIGRIIILILLVFAVKNFFHFTRTYLVARAEQGVNRDLRNEVYDHLVELDLTFFSRVRMGQIVSRLTTEVEQMRTLVTAEFSKLLSAVFEFAVAVVLMVLISWRLTLAAFVVIPGAMIIWGPLVNVLRRRDRRVLHLGGEIAAHVQETLTGIRLVKSSSAEQREKERFRGLTGDYFRHFLRAEFARALAAPMTEMLAASGTVILLWFGARLVVAGELTGAMFVGFLGLSMKLYSPVKNVAKFPATAQPGLVAAERVFEFLDAPVEIKDAPGAQRLETFESVIAFEDVSFSYREGEPVLRDVSLSVERGDVVALVGPSGAGKTTLVDLLGRFFEVGSGRITIDGVDVRDVRLADLRALMGVVSQETVLFHDSVRANIAYGRPEASQAEIEAAAIAAHAHEFIAEMPDAYDTLVGERGVEVSGGQRQRIAIARALLRDPPILVFDEATSSLDTESERLIQDAIERLMEGRTVFVIAHRLSTVQRADQILVMDGGRIVERGDHATLLARAGLYRRLYDLQFDAGALAGST, from the coding sequence ATGAACGCCGAAGCGCGCGCGTCGCTTGCGGCTTCCCCGTACCGTCGCGTTCTCTCGTATCTGAGACCGCACTCGGGCGTCCTATTCATGGCGATCGTCGCGACCGCCGTCTTCGCGGTACTCGACGCATCGGTCTACGTCCTGCTCATCCCCTTCATCGAAGCGCTCTTCGTGAGCGGAGGCGGTCCGCGCTCCGCGAGCGAGTCGGCAATGGAGAGGTTGCTCGACGGCACCGTCTACCGGTGGGTCGACCTCTCGGGAGATCCGCTCGCGGCGATCGGACGCATCATCATTCTGATCCTGCTCGTCTTCGCGGTGAAGAACTTCTTCCACTTCACGCGCACCTATCTGGTCGCGCGCGCGGAGCAGGGGGTCAACCGAGATCTGCGCAACGAGGTGTACGACCATCTCGTCGAGCTCGACCTGACCTTCTTCAGTCGCGTGCGCATGGGTCAGATCGTGAGCCGCCTCACGACCGAGGTCGAGCAGATGCGAACGCTCGTGACCGCCGAATTTTCCAAGCTCCTATCGGCGGTCTTCGAGTTTGCGGTGGCGGTCGTCTTGATGGTCTTGATCTCGTGGCGACTTACGCTCGCGGCGTTCGTCGTGATTCCCGGGGCGATGATCATCTGGGGTCCGTTGGTGAACGTGCTGAGGCGGCGGGATCGGCGCGTATTGCATCTGGGCGGGGAGATCGCCGCGCATGTGCAGGAGACGCTCACCGGCATTCGGCTCGTGAAGTCTTCGTCCGCCGAGCAGCGCGAGAAGGAGCGCTTCCGGGGTCTGACCGGGGACTACTTCAGGCACTTTCTGCGAGCCGAATTCGCGCGTGCGCTCGCCGCGCCGATGACAGAAATGCTGGCCGCGTCCGGCACGGTGATCCTGCTCTGGTTCGGTGCTCGGCTCGTCGTGGCGGGGGAGCTCACGGGGGCGATGTTCGTCGGATTTCTCGGACTTTCGATGAAACTGTATTCGCCCGTGAAGAACGTGGCCAAGTTCCCGGCGACCGCCCAGCCGGGTCTCGTGGCGGCGGAGCGGGTGTTCGAGTTCCTCGACGCACCGGTCGAGATCAAGGACGCGCCCGGTGCCCAGAGGCTGGAAACGTTCGAATCCGTGATCGCGTTCGAGGACGTTTCGTTCTCCTACCGTGAAGGTGAGCCCGTTCTCCGCGATGTGTCCTTGAGCGTCGAGCGCGGCGATGTAGTCGCGCTCGTCGGACCCAGTGGAGCCGGCAAGACGACGCTCGTCGACTTGCTCGGCCGCTTCTTCGAGGTCGGCTCGGGTCGTATCACGATCGACGGGGTCGACGTCCGCGACGTGCGCTTGGCGGACCTGCGAGCGCTCATGGGCGTGGTGTCCCAGGAAACGGTTCTCTTCCACGACTCCGTGCGGGCGAACATCGCCTACGGGCGCCCGGAGGCGTCACAAGCGGAAATCGAGGCCGCGGCGATCGCGGCCCACGCGCACGAGTTCATCGCCGAGATGCCGGACGCATACGATACCCTCGTGGGCGAACGCGGCGTGGAGGTCTCGGGCGGCCAGCGACAGCGCATAGCGATCGCCCGGGCCCTGCTGCGCGACCCACCGATCCTCGTCTTCGACGAGGCGACCAGCTCGTTGGATACCGAGTCGGAACGCCTCATTCAGGACGCGATCGAGCGGCTCATGGAAGGCCGCACGGTTTTCGTGATCGCGCACAGGCTCTCGACGGTGCAGCGCGCGGACCAGAT